In Syngnathus typhle isolate RoL2023-S1 ecotype Sweden linkage group LG14, RoL_Styp_1.0, whole genome shotgun sequence, one genomic interval encodes:
- the eps15l1a gene encoding epidermal growth factor receptor substrate 15-like 1 isoform X4 gives MAALTSLSQLTSGSAVFENFYRQVDPGNTGRVGPTEAALFLKKSGLPDVTLGKIWDLADPDGKGYLDKPSGHDVSVSSLNLSVPPPKFKDSNSPSLNASTEAHWAVRPEERNKFDGIFESLSPVNGLLSGEKVRPVLINSKLPLDVLGKVWDLSDIDKDGHLDRDEFAVAMHLVYRALEKEPVPAHLPAALIPPTKRKKSLGSVTGGAPPLPASPPPPKDSLRSTPSHGSMNSLNSAGSLSPKHTLKSAQHPGTWAVPPSDRGRYDDIFLKTDADLDGFVSGLEVKDIFMQSGLSQGVLAHIWALADTRQMGKLTREQFALAMHLIQQKVSKGVDPPQALTADMIPPSERGTPVQSMSGYMTPVGSEMAALSEMRRDSSSSVGSGEFTGIKELDDISQEIAQLQREKYTLEQDIREAEEAIRHKSAEVQEMQNDLDREAACLQELEAQKQDAHDRLEEMDQQKHKLEDMLNEVRIKCQEESQMISTLQSQIHSQESDLQNQEEELSRAKADLGRLQQEEDQLEQSLAAGKIQLETIIKSLKATQDEINQARSKLSQIQDSQQDVSKSIEQYNSTLNGTHGGSMTNLADMSESFSDRENGAFPSVGTTSHPQVAKEDPFKVKPSVFNSQPQELHADPFHSEDPFRTDPFKGDPFQNDPFAKPPAASADPFGGDPFKETDPFKASSEDFFKKTSKLDPFATADPFSKSATLPSKQMSHFTSGDPFAGANPKSKGADLFGALDPFGSSSFSGSSNSSSAGFADFSHMAKGRDPFEGRASWLPDYQKAAFTDDPFSRKSDTPALPPKKGVPPRPKPPSGKTTPVNMSGPTDAPKPCDPFQPFGRDTTDPFQSKKGLGDPFSGKDPFAPPSSAPRPDKVKFNNEAQQLEWAKRESERAERDRLKRLRQQEQEDLELAIALSKAEMSNA, from the exons ATGGCAGCGCTCACATCTCTCAGCCAG CTGACGAGCGGGAGCGCCGTGTTTGAGAACTTTTACAGACAG GTGGATCCGGGCAACACGGGGAGAGTGGGACCAACAGAAGCGGCCCTGTTCTTGAAAAAGTCGGGACTTCCAGATGTGACACTGGGAAAG ATCTGGGATCTGGCTGATCCGGATGGTAAAGGCTACTTGGACAAACCG AGCGGCCACGATGTCAGCGTGTCCAGCCTCAACCTCAGCGTGCCGCCGCCCAAGTTT AAGGACAGCAACAGTCCTTCCCTGAATGCCTCCACTGAAGCTCACTGGGCCGTCAGG CCAGAGGAGAGGAACAAATTTGACGGCATTTTCGAAAGCCTGTCGCCGGTCAACGGCCTGCTGTCGGGGGAGAAGGTCCGACCCGTCCTCATCAACTCCAAGCTGCCCCTGGACGTACTCGGCAAG GTTTGGGACCTGAGCGACATCGATAAAGACGGACATCTGGACAGAGACGAGTTTGCCGTG GCCATGCACTTGGTGTACCGCGCATTGGAGAAGGAGCCCGTGCCAGCCCACCTGCCCGCCGCCCTCATCCCACCGACCAAGAGAAAGAAAAGTCTGGGATCGGTGACGGGCGGCGCGCCCCCGCTGCCGGCCAGCCCGCCGCCACCCAAGGACTCCCTGCGCTCCACACCTTCCCACGGCAGCATGAACTCTCTGAACAGTGCGGGCAGCCTGTCCcccaaacacaccctcaagtCCGCACAG CATCCCGGCACCTGGGCGGTCCCGCCGTCAGATCGTGGTCGCTACGACGACATCTTCCTGAAGACGGACGCGGACCTGGACGGTTTTGTTAGCGGGCTGGAAGTGAAGGACATCTTCATGCAGTCTGGACTCTCTCAAGGTGTCCTCGCGCACATCTG GGCTCTAGCCGACACCAGACAAATGGGCAAGTTGACCAGGGAGCAGTTTGCGCTCGCTATGCATCTCATCCAGCAGAAAGTTAGCAAAGGTGTGGACCCCCCTCAGGCGCTGACGGCGGATATGATCCCGCCTTCGGAGAGGGGCACTCCTGTCCAG AGCATGTCGGGGTACATGACGCCAGTGGGATCAGAGATGGCGGCGCTGTCAGAGATGAGGAGG GACAGCTCCAGTTCGGTGGGTTCGGGCGAGTTTACAGGTATCAAGGAGCTGGACGACATCAGCCAGGAGATCGCCCAgctgcagag GGAGAAGTACACTCTGGAGCAGGACATCAGGGAGGCGGAAGAGGCCATCAGGCACAAGAGCGCCGAGGTCCAG GAGATGCAGAACGACCTGGACCGAGAGGCGGCCTGTCTGCAGGAGCTGGAGGCGCAGAAGCAGGATGCCCACGACCGCCTGGAGGAGATGGACCAGCAGAAGCACAAGCTGGAGGACATGTTGAATGAGGTCCGCATCAAGTGTCAGGAGGAGTCTCAGATG ATCTCGACCCTGCAGAGTCAGATCCACTCTCAGGAGTCTGACCTGCAGAACCAAGAGGAGGAGCTGAGCCGGGCCAAGGCCGACCTGGGCCGGCTGCAGCAGGAGGAGGACCAGCTGGAGCAGAGTCTAGCCGCCGGCAAGATTCAGCTGGAGACCATCATCAAGTCGTTGAAAGCCACCCAGGATGAGATCAACCAG GCGCGCAGTAAACTGTCGCAAATCCAAGACAGCCAGCAGGACGTGTCCAAAAGCATCGAGCAGTACAACAGCACCCTGAACGGGACCCACGGAGGAAGCATGACGAACCTGGCCGACATGAGCGAGAGCTTCAGTGACAGGGAGAACGGAGCCTTCCCCTCTGTGGGGACGACCTCGCACCCGcaggtggcaaaa GAGGATCCGTTCAAAGTGAAGCCGTCGGTGTTCAACAGTCAACCTCAGGAGCTTCACGCTGACCCTTTCCACTCGGAGGACCCTTTCAGGACGGACCCTTTCAAAG gAGACCCTTTCCAAAACGACCCCTTTGCCAAGCCGCCAGCAGCTTCTGCAG ATCCGTTTGGCGGCGACCCATTCAAAGAGACTGATCCGTTCAAGGCCTCGTCTGAAGATTTCTTTAAGAAGACCTCAAAGCTGGACCCCTTTGCTACAGCGGACCCCTTCAGCAAGAGCGCCACGCTACCCTCAAAG CAAATGAGTCATTTCACGAGTGGTGACCCGTTCGCCGGCGCCAACCCCAAATCTAAAGGAGCAG ATTTGTTTGGCGCTTTGGACCCATTTGGCAGTAGCTCCTTCAgcggcagcagcaacagcagctctgCCGGTTTCGCCGACTTCAGCCACATGGCCAAAGGCAGAGACCCGTTTGAAGGCCGCGCCAGTTGGCTGCCGGACTACCAGAAG GCCGCGTTTACAGATGATCCGTTCAGCAGGAAGAGCGACACGCCCGCCCTGCCCCCCAAGAAAGGAGTTCCGCCGAGGCCCAAACCCCCCAGTG GTAAGACGACGCCAGTGAACATGTCGGGCCCGACGGACGCCCCCAAGCCATGCGACCCCTTCCAGCCGTTCGGCAGGGACACCACCGACCCTTTCCAGAGTAAAAAGGGTTTGGGGGACCCCTTCAGCGGCAAGGACCCTTTCGCTCCGCCATCCTCGGCACCAA GGCCTGACAAAGTCAAG TTTAACAATGAGGCCCAACAGCTGGAGTGGGCCAAGCGGGAGAGTGAGCGGGCTGAGCGGGATCGCCTGAAGCGTCTCCGGCAACAGGAGCAGGAAGACTTGGAACTCGCCATCGCACTCAGCAAGGCCGAGATGTCCAACGCGTGA
- the eps15l1a gene encoding epidermal growth factor receptor substrate 15-like 1 isoform X5 — MAALTSLSQLTSGSAVFENFYRQVDPGNTGRVGPTEAALFLKKSGLPDVTLGKIWDLADPDGKGYLDKPGFYVALRLVACAQSGHDVSVSSLNLSVPPPKFKDSNSPSLNASTEAHWAVRPEERNKFDGIFESLSPVNGLLSGEKVRPVLINSKLPLDVLGKVWDLSDIDKDGHLDRDEFAVAMHLVYRALEKEPVPAHLPAALIPPTKRKKSLGSVTGGAPPLPASPPPPKDSLRSTPSHGSMNSLNSAGSLSPKHTLKSAQHPGTWAVPPSDRGRYDDIFLKTDADLDGFVSGLEVKDIFMQSGLSQGVLAHIWALADTRQMGKLTREQFALAMHLIQQKVSKGVDPPQALTADMIPPSERGTPVQSMSGYMTPVGSEMAALSEMRRDSSSSVGSGEFTGIKELDDISQEIAQLQREKYTLEQDIREAEEAIRHKSAEVQEMQNDLDREAACLQELEAQKQDAHDRLEEMDQQKHKLEDMLNEVRIKCQEESQMISTLQSQIHSQESDLQNQEEELSRAKADLGRLQQEEDQLEQSLAAGKIQLETIIKSLKATQDEINQARSKLSQIQDSQQDVSKSIEQYNSTLNGTHGGSMTNLADMSESFSDRENGAFPSVGTTSHPQVAKEDPFKVKPSVFNSQPQELHADPFHSEDPFRTDPFKDPFGGDPFKETDPFKASSEDFFKKTSKLDPFATADPFSKSATLPSKQMSHFTSGDPFAGANPKSKGADLFGALDPFGSSSFSGSSNSSSAGFADFSHMAKGRDPFEGRASWLPDYQKAAFTDDPFSRKSDTPALPPKKGVPPRPKPPSGKTTPVNMSGPTDAPKPCDPFQPFGRDTTDPFQSKKGLGDPFSGKDPFAPPSSAPRPDKVKFNNEAQQLEWAKRESERAERDRLKRLRQQEQEDLELAIALSKAEMSNA; from the exons ATGGCAGCGCTCACATCTCTCAGCCAG CTGACGAGCGGGAGCGCCGTGTTTGAGAACTTTTACAGACAG GTGGATCCGGGCAACACGGGGAGAGTGGGACCAACAGAAGCGGCCCTGTTCTTGAAAAAGTCGGGACTTCCAGATGTGACACTGGGAAAG ATCTGGGATCTGGCTGATCCGGATGGTAAAGGCTACTTGGACAAACCG GGTTTTTACGTGGCGCTGCGTTTGGTGGCGTGTGCGCAGAGCGGCCACGATGTCAGCGTGTCCAGCCTCAACCTCAGCGTGCCGCCGCCCAAGTTT AAGGACAGCAACAGTCCTTCCCTGAATGCCTCCACTGAAGCTCACTGGGCCGTCAGG CCAGAGGAGAGGAACAAATTTGACGGCATTTTCGAAAGCCTGTCGCCGGTCAACGGCCTGCTGTCGGGGGAGAAGGTCCGACCCGTCCTCATCAACTCCAAGCTGCCCCTGGACGTACTCGGCAAG GTTTGGGACCTGAGCGACATCGATAAAGACGGACATCTGGACAGAGACGAGTTTGCCGTG GCCATGCACTTGGTGTACCGCGCATTGGAGAAGGAGCCCGTGCCAGCCCACCTGCCCGCCGCCCTCATCCCACCGACCAAGAGAAAGAAAAGTCTGGGATCGGTGACGGGCGGCGCGCCCCCGCTGCCGGCCAGCCCGCCGCCACCCAAGGACTCCCTGCGCTCCACACCTTCCCACGGCAGCATGAACTCTCTGAACAGTGCGGGCAGCCTGTCCcccaaacacaccctcaagtCCGCACAG CATCCCGGCACCTGGGCGGTCCCGCCGTCAGATCGTGGTCGCTACGACGACATCTTCCTGAAGACGGACGCGGACCTGGACGGTTTTGTTAGCGGGCTGGAAGTGAAGGACATCTTCATGCAGTCTGGACTCTCTCAAGGTGTCCTCGCGCACATCTG GGCTCTAGCCGACACCAGACAAATGGGCAAGTTGACCAGGGAGCAGTTTGCGCTCGCTATGCATCTCATCCAGCAGAAAGTTAGCAAAGGTGTGGACCCCCCTCAGGCGCTGACGGCGGATATGATCCCGCCTTCGGAGAGGGGCACTCCTGTCCAG AGCATGTCGGGGTACATGACGCCAGTGGGATCAGAGATGGCGGCGCTGTCAGAGATGAGGAGG GACAGCTCCAGTTCGGTGGGTTCGGGCGAGTTTACAGGTATCAAGGAGCTGGACGACATCAGCCAGGAGATCGCCCAgctgcagag GGAGAAGTACACTCTGGAGCAGGACATCAGGGAGGCGGAAGAGGCCATCAGGCACAAGAGCGCCGAGGTCCAG GAGATGCAGAACGACCTGGACCGAGAGGCGGCCTGTCTGCAGGAGCTGGAGGCGCAGAAGCAGGATGCCCACGACCGCCTGGAGGAGATGGACCAGCAGAAGCACAAGCTGGAGGACATGTTGAATGAGGTCCGCATCAAGTGTCAGGAGGAGTCTCAGATG ATCTCGACCCTGCAGAGTCAGATCCACTCTCAGGAGTCTGACCTGCAGAACCAAGAGGAGGAGCTGAGCCGGGCCAAGGCCGACCTGGGCCGGCTGCAGCAGGAGGAGGACCAGCTGGAGCAGAGTCTAGCCGCCGGCAAGATTCAGCTGGAGACCATCATCAAGTCGTTGAAAGCCACCCAGGATGAGATCAACCAG GCGCGCAGTAAACTGTCGCAAATCCAAGACAGCCAGCAGGACGTGTCCAAAAGCATCGAGCAGTACAACAGCACCCTGAACGGGACCCACGGAGGAAGCATGACGAACCTGGCCGACATGAGCGAGAGCTTCAGTGACAGGGAGAACGGAGCCTTCCCCTCTGTGGGGACGACCTCGCACCCGcaggtggcaaaa GAGGATCCGTTCAAAGTGAAGCCGTCGGTGTTCAACAGTCAACCTCAGGAGCTTCACGCTGACCCTTTCCACTCGGAGGACCCTTTCAGGACGGACCCTTTCAAAG ATCCGTTTGGCGGCGACCCATTCAAAGAGACTGATCCGTTCAAGGCCTCGTCTGAAGATTTCTTTAAGAAGACCTCAAAGCTGGACCCCTTTGCTACAGCGGACCCCTTCAGCAAGAGCGCCACGCTACCCTCAAAG CAAATGAGTCATTTCACGAGTGGTGACCCGTTCGCCGGCGCCAACCCCAAATCTAAAGGAGCAG ATTTGTTTGGCGCTTTGGACCCATTTGGCAGTAGCTCCTTCAgcggcagcagcaacagcagctctgCCGGTTTCGCCGACTTCAGCCACATGGCCAAAGGCAGAGACCCGTTTGAAGGCCGCGCCAGTTGGCTGCCGGACTACCAGAAG GCCGCGTTTACAGATGATCCGTTCAGCAGGAAGAGCGACACGCCCGCCCTGCCCCCCAAGAAAGGAGTTCCGCCGAGGCCCAAACCCCCCAGTG GTAAGACGACGCCAGTGAACATGTCGGGCCCGACGGACGCCCCCAAGCCATGCGACCCCTTCCAGCCGTTCGGCAGGGACACCACCGACCCTTTCCAGAGTAAAAAGGGTTTGGGGGACCCCTTCAGCGGCAAGGACCCTTTCGCTCCGCCATCCTCGGCACCAA GGCCTGACAAAGTCAAG TTTAACAATGAGGCCCAACAGCTGGAGTGGGCCAAGCGGGAGAGTGAGCGGGCTGAGCGGGATCGCCTGAAGCGTCTCCGGCAACAGGAGCAGGAAGACTTGGAACTCGCCATCGCACTCAGCAAGGCCGAGATGTCCAACGCGTGA
- the eps15l1a gene encoding epidermal growth factor receptor substrate 15-like 1 isoform X2: MAALTSLSQLTSGSAVFENFYRQVDPGNTGRVGPTEAALFLKKSGLPDVTLGKIWDLADPDGKGYLDKPGFYVALRLVACAQSGHDVSVSSLNLSVPPPKFKDSNSPSLNASTEAHWAVRPEERNKFDGIFESLSPVNGLLSGEKVRPVLINSKLPLDVLGKVWDLSDIDKDGHLDRDEFAVAMHLVYRALEKEPVPAHLPAALIPPTKRKKSLGSVTGGAPPLPASPPPPKDSLRSTPSHGSMNSLNSAGSLSPKHTLKSAQHPGTWAVPPSDRGRYDDIFLKTDADLDGFVSGLEVKDIFMQSGLSQGVLAHIWALADTRQMGKLTREQFALAMHLIQQKVSKGVDPPQALTADMIPPSERGTPVQSMSGYMTPVGSEMAALSEMRRDSSSSVGSGEFTGIKELDDISQEIAQLQREKYTLEQDIREAEEAIRHKSAEVQEMQNDLDREAACLQELEAQKQDAHDRLEEMDQQKHKLEDMLNEVRIKCQEESQMISTLQSQIHSQESDLQNQEEELSRAKADLGRLQQEEDQLEQSLAAGKIQLETIIKSLKATQDEINQARSKLSQIQDSQQDVSKSIEQYNSTLNGTHGGSMTNLADMSESFSDRENGAFPSVGTTSHPQEDPFKVKPSVFNSQPQELHADPFHSEDPFRTDPFKGDPFQNDPFAKPPAASADPFGGDPFKETDPFKASSEDFFKKTSKLDPFATADPFSKSATLPSKQMSHFTSGDPFAGANPKSKGADLFGALDPFGSSSFSGSSNSSSAGFADFSHMAKGRDPFEGRASWLPDYQKAAFTDDPFSRKSDTPALPPKKGVPPRPKPPSGKTTPVNMSGPTDAPKPCDPFQPFGRDTTDPFQSKKGLGDPFSGKDPFAPPSSAPRPDKVKFNNEAQQLEWAKRESERAERDRLKRLRQQEQEDLELAIALSKAEMSNA; the protein is encoded by the exons ATGGCAGCGCTCACATCTCTCAGCCAG CTGACGAGCGGGAGCGCCGTGTTTGAGAACTTTTACAGACAG GTGGATCCGGGCAACACGGGGAGAGTGGGACCAACAGAAGCGGCCCTGTTCTTGAAAAAGTCGGGACTTCCAGATGTGACACTGGGAAAG ATCTGGGATCTGGCTGATCCGGATGGTAAAGGCTACTTGGACAAACCG GGTTTTTACGTGGCGCTGCGTTTGGTGGCGTGTGCGCAGAGCGGCCACGATGTCAGCGTGTCCAGCCTCAACCTCAGCGTGCCGCCGCCCAAGTTT AAGGACAGCAACAGTCCTTCCCTGAATGCCTCCACTGAAGCTCACTGGGCCGTCAGG CCAGAGGAGAGGAACAAATTTGACGGCATTTTCGAAAGCCTGTCGCCGGTCAACGGCCTGCTGTCGGGGGAGAAGGTCCGACCCGTCCTCATCAACTCCAAGCTGCCCCTGGACGTACTCGGCAAG GTTTGGGACCTGAGCGACATCGATAAAGACGGACATCTGGACAGAGACGAGTTTGCCGTG GCCATGCACTTGGTGTACCGCGCATTGGAGAAGGAGCCCGTGCCAGCCCACCTGCCCGCCGCCCTCATCCCACCGACCAAGAGAAAGAAAAGTCTGGGATCGGTGACGGGCGGCGCGCCCCCGCTGCCGGCCAGCCCGCCGCCACCCAAGGACTCCCTGCGCTCCACACCTTCCCACGGCAGCATGAACTCTCTGAACAGTGCGGGCAGCCTGTCCcccaaacacaccctcaagtCCGCACAG CATCCCGGCACCTGGGCGGTCCCGCCGTCAGATCGTGGTCGCTACGACGACATCTTCCTGAAGACGGACGCGGACCTGGACGGTTTTGTTAGCGGGCTGGAAGTGAAGGACATCTTCATGCAGTCTGGACTCTCTCAAGGTGTCCTCGCGCACATCTG GGCTCTAGCCGACACCAGACAAATGGGCAAGTTGACCAGGGAGCAGTTTGCGCTCGCTATGCATCTCATCCAGCAGAAAGTTAGCAAAGGTGTGGACCCCCCTCAGGCGCTGACGGCGGATATGATCCCGCCTTCGGAGAGGGGCACTCCTGTCCAG AGCATGTCGGGGTACATGACGCCAGTGGGATCAGAGATGGCGGCGCTGTCAGAGATGAGGAGG GACAGCTCCAGTTCGGTGGGTTCGGGCGAGTTTACAGGTATCAAGGAGCTGGACGACATCAGCCAGGAGATCGCCCAgctgcagag GGAGAAGTACACTCTGGAGCAGGACATCAGGGAGGCGGAAGAGGCCATCAGGCACAAGAGCGCCGAGGTCCAG GAGATGCAGAACGACCTGGACCGAGAGGCGGCCTGTCTGCAGGAGCTGGAGGCGCAGAAGCAGGATGCCCACGACCGCCTGGAGGAGATGGACCAGCAGAAGCACAAGCTGGAGGACATGTTGAATGAGGTCCGCATCAAGTGTCAGGAGGAGTCTCAGATG ATCTCGACCCTGCAGAGTCAGATCCACTCTCAGGAGTCTGACCTGCAGAACCAAGAGGAGGAGCTGAGCCGGGCCAAGGCCGACCTGGGCCGGCTGCAGCAGGAGGAGGACCAGCTGGAGCAGAGTCTAGCCGCCGGCAAGATTCAGCTGGAGACCATCATCAAGTCGTTGAAAGCCACCCAGGATGAGATCAACCAG GCGCGCAGTAAACTGTCGCAAATCCAAGACAGCCAGCAGGACGTGTCCAAAAGCATCGAGCAGTACAACAGCACCCTGAACGGGACCCACGGAGGAAGCATGACGAACCTGGCCGACATGAGCGAGAGCTTCAGTGACAGGGAGAACGGAGCCTTCCCCTCTGTGGGGACGACCTCGCACCCGcag GAGGATCCGTTCAAAGTGAAGCCGTCGGTGTTCAACAGTCAACCTCAGGAGCTTCACGCTGACCCTTTCCACTCGGAGGACCCTTTCAGGACGGACCCTTTCAAAG gAGACCCTTTCCAAAACGACCCCTTTGCCAAGCCGCCAGCAGCTTCTGCAG ATCCGTTTGGCGGCGACCCATTCAAAGAGACTGATCCGTTCAAGGCCTCGTCTGAAGATTTCTTTAAGAAGACCTCAAAGCTGGACCCCTTTGCTACAGCGGACCCCTTCAGCAAGAGCGCCACGCTACCCTCAAAG CAAATGAGTCATTTCACGAGTGGTGACCCGTTCGCCGGCGCCAACCCCAAATCTAAAGGAGCAG ATTTGTTTGGCGCTTTGGACCCATTTGGCAGTAGCTCCTTCAgcggcagcagcaacagcagctctgCCGGTTTCGCCGACTTCAGCCACATGGCCAAAGGCAGAGACCCGTTTGAAGGCCGCGCCAGTTGGCTGCCGGACTACCAGAAG GCCGCGTTTACAGATGATCCGTTCAGCAGGAAGAGCGACACGCCCGCCCTGCCCCCCAAGAAAGGAGTTCCGCCGAGGCCCAAACCCCCCAGTG GTAAGACGACGCCAGTGAACATGTCGGGCCCGACGGACGCCCCCAAGCCATGCGACCCCTTCCAGCCGTTCGGCAGGGACACCACCGACCCTTTCCAGAGTAAAAAGGGTTTGGGGGACCCCTTCAGCGGCAAGGACCCTTTCGCTCCGCCATCCTCGGCACCAA GGCCTGACAAAGTCAAG TTTAACAATGAGGCCCAACAGCTGGAGTGGGCCAAGCGGGAGAGTGAGCGGGCTGAGCGGGATCGCCTGAAGCGTCTCCGGCAACAGGAGCAGGAAGACTTGGAACTCGCCATCGCACTCAGCAAGGCCGAGATGTCCAACGCGTGA